GGCCAGGTGCTGGCCAAGCCGGGCAGCATCACCCCGCACACCAAGTTCAAGGCGCAGATCTACGTGCTGAGCAAGGAAGAGGGGGGCCGCCACACGCCGTTCTTCAAGGGCTACCGTCCCCAGTTCTACTTCCGCACCACGGACGTGACGGGCACGGTGAAGCTGCCGGACAACGTGGAGATGGTGATGCCGGGCGACAACATCGCGATCGAGGTGGAGCTGATCACCCCGGTGGCGATGGAGAAGGAGCTGCGCTTCGCGGTGCGTGAAGGTGGACGCACGGTGGGCGCGGGCGTTGTGGCCGAGATCATCGCGTAGTAAGAGAAGTTTCCGCTTGCCCTGGCTCGAAGAAACAGCGAAAAGCCGGGGCAGTGTGAATTAGGTTGCATACACGCGGGGCGCGGTGGTACATGCCGCGCCCCTTCGAAGAGACGGCTCTGTGACATCCAGGGGACGTTGGGCGTAGCGCCTCCATCAGAGGCCGTACAAAGAGGTTTTTGCGAATGGCGACACAGAAGATCCGCATCCGGCTGAAGGCCTACGACTCCAAGCTCCTGGATCAGAGCGCTGGGGAGATCGTCGAGACGGCGCGGCGCACGGGCGCCAAGGTTGCCGGTCCGATCCCCCTGCCCACGCGCATCAACAAGTTCACGGTGCTGCGGTCGCCGCACGTGGACAAGAAGAGCCGCGAGCAGTTCGAGATCCGCACTCACAAGCGCCTGCTCGACATCCTCGAGCCCACCCAGCAGACGCTGGACGCGCTGATGAAGCTGGATCTGTCGGCCGGCGTTGACGTGGAGATCAAATCCTGAGGGACGGGGTAGGGCCCACCGGTTCCACTCCATTCCCCAGAGGAAATAGCCATGGCGAAGTTCGACGTAGTCGATCTGGACTTGAAGAAGGTGTCGGAGCTCGAGCTCTCCGACGACATTTTCGGCGCCAAGCCGAACGCGCACCTCTTCTATGAGGTGGCGAAGATGCAGCAGGTGAATCGTCGCCGCGGTACGGTGGCGGTGAAGAACACCTCGCTGGTGAGCGGTGGCGGCAAGAAGCCCTGGAAGCAGAAGGGTACCGGCCGCGCCCGCCAGGGTTCCATCCGCGCTTCCCACTGGGTGGGCGGCGGTAAGGCGATGGGTCCCAAGCCTCGGGATTACTTCTACCGTCCGCCCAAGAAGGTGCGGCGCGGTGCGCTCCGGGCGGCCCTGTCGCTGCGCGCCCAGGAGAAGACGCTCATCATCCTGGACGGCTTCAAGCTGGACGCGGCGAAGAGCAAGCAGGCGTTCGATGTGCTGACCAAGCGGCTGAAGCTGGCCGGCGCGCTGGTCATCGACGCCAAGGACAACATCAACCTGCACCGCAGCGTGCGCAACCTGGCGAAGTTCGACGTGCTCCCGCCCGAGGGGCTGAACCTCGAGTCCGTCCTGCGCCACAAGCACCTGGTGGTGACTTCCGCGGCCATCAAGGCCATCGAGGGGGCGCTCTCGTGAACGCTACCGACGTCATCAAGGGTCCGCTCATCACGGAGAAGCTGGACCAGGCCCGTGAGAAGTTCCGGCAGTACTCGTTCATCGTCGACAAGAAGGCCACCAAGTACGATGTGGCCAACGCCGTCGAGAAGCTCTTCAAGGTGAGCGTCGAGGGCGTCCGGACCAACATCGTCCGCGGCAAGACCAAGCGCGTGGGGCGCTCGATCGGCAAGCGGCCGAACTTCAAGAAGGCGGTCGTCACCCTCAAGGAGGGGGACAAGATCGAACTCTTCGAGGGAGGCGCGGTCTAGCGCACGGCGCTGACCGACGTTGAGGACCAACCATGGGCATCAAGAAGTACAAGCCGACCTCCGCCGCCCGTCGTCTGATGACGGTGTCCGACTTCGCGGACATCACCAAGGACACGCCGGAGAAGAAGCTCACCGAGTCTCTGAAGAAGTCTGGCGGCCGCAACGTTCACGGCCACATCACCCGCCGTCACCAGGGTGGTGGACACAAGCGCCGCTACCGCGTCATCGACTTCAAGCGTCGTGACAAGGACGGCGTGCCGGCCAAGGTCGCCGCGGTGGAGTACGACCCGAACCGCTCGGCCAACATCGCCCTCCTGCACTACGCGGACGGCGAGAAGCGCTACATCATCGCCCCCGTCGACCTGAAGGTCGGGGACACCGTGATGGCGGGCGAGAACGCGGACATCCGTCCGGGCAACAGCCTGCCGCTCATCAACATCCCGGTCGGTACGGTCATCCACAACGTGGAGCTCAAGCCGGGCCGCGGTGCGCAGATCATCCGCTCGGCCGGCTCCTCGGGCCAGCTGATGGCGAAGGAAGGCCGCTACGCCCAGGTGCGTCTGCCCTCCGGCGCCGTGCGCATGGTGCAGATCGAGTGCCGCGCCACCGTGGGCCAGGTGGGCAACCTGGAGCACGAGATCATCCGCATCGGCAAGGCGGGTCGTAGCCGCTGGCTGGGCATCCGTCCCACCGTCCGCGGTCTGGCGATGAACCCCGTTGACCACCCGCACGGTGGTGGTGAGGGTAAGTCGGGCCAGGGTAACCCGCATCCGGTGTCGCCGTGGGGCCAGAAGACCAAGGGCCTGAGCACGCGCAAGAACAAGCGTACTGACAAGTTCATCGTGAGCGTCCGCCGTCCGGGCGCGCGCAGCCAGTAGTCGAGGGTTTACACAATGGCGCGTTCGATTAAGAAGGGTCCGTTCGTCGATGGTTACCTCGTCAAGAAGGTCGAGGACATGATCAAGACGAACAAGAAGAGTGTCGTGAAGACGTGGTCCCGCCGTTCGACCATCCTTCCGGAGTTCGTGGGTCATACCTTCGCGGTGCACAACGGCCGCAAGTTCATCCCCGTCTTCGTGACCGAGAACATGGTGGGCCACAAGCTCGGCGAGTTCGCCCCGACGCGTACGTTCGGCGGTCACTCGGCGGAGAAGAAGGTCGCCAAGGGCAAGTAGCCGGCCCCGCTGACAGGCGGCGTCCGCCAGAGGAGATGACATGGAGTCGAAGGCACATCTGAGGTTCCTGAGCATGTCGCCCCGGAAGGTTTCCACCGTGGCGGCTCTCGTCCGCGGTAAGCCGGTGGGGCAGGCGCTCAAC
Above is a window of Cystobacter fuscus DNA encoding:
- the rpsJ gene encoding 30S ribosomal protein S10, yielding MATQKIRIRLKAYDSKLLDQSAGEIVETARRTGAKVAGPIPLPTRINKFTVLRSPHVDKKSREQFEIRTHKRLLDILEPTQQTLDALMKLDLSAGVDVEIKS
- the rplD gene encoding 50S ribosomal protein L4, with translation MAKFDVVDLDLKKVSELELSDDIFGAKPNAHLFYEVAKMQQVNRRRGTVAVKNTSLVSGGGKKPWKQKGTGRARQGSIRASHWVGGGKAMGPKPRDYFYRPPKKVRRGALRAALSLRAQEKTLIILDGFKLDAAKSKQAFDVLTKRLKLAGALVIDAKDNINLHRSVRNLAKFDVLPPEGLNLESVLRHKHLVVTSAAIKAIEGALS
- a CDS encoding 50S ribosomal protein L23; translated protein: MNATDVIKGPLITEKLDQAREKFRQYSFIVDKKATKYDVANAVEKLFKVSVEGVRTNIVRGKTKRVGRSIGKRPNFKKAVVTLKEGDKIELFEGGAV
- the rplB gene encoding 50S ribosomal protein L2; this encodes MGIKKYKPTSAARRLMTVSDFADITKDTPEKKLTESLKKSGGRNVHGHITRRHQGGGHKRRYRVIDFKRRDKDGVPAKVAAVEYDPNRSANIALLHYADGEKRYIIAPVDLKVGDTVMAGENADIRPGNSLPLINIPVGTVIHNVELKPGRGAQIIRSAGSSGQLMAKEGRYAQVRLPSGAVRMVQIECRATVGQVGNLEHEIIRIGKAGRSRWLGIRPTVRGLAMNPVDHPHGGGEGKSGQGNPHPVSPWGQKTKGLSTRKNKRTDKFIVSVRRPGARSQ
- the rpsS gene encoding 30S ribosomal protein S19, with product MARSIKKGPFVDGYLVKKVEDMIKTNKKSVVKTWSRRSTILPEFVGHTFAVHNGRKFIPVFVTENMVGHKLGEFAPTRTFGGHSAEKKVAKGK